One window of the Sporomusaceae bacterium genome contains the following:
- a CDS encoding SLC13 family permease: MGHGMDMWLSGLILAAVLVVFTLGKSPLFRVDRAGAAVIGAAATVGTGVLSFQDATLAVDFKTIIILFSMMIVVANLKLAGFFELMGNAVCRRVADGKQLLLAVIMASGVMSAVAINDIVCLLFTPVVLLVCRKARCNPLPHLLGVAMASNIGSAATLLGNPQNILVGSLSAMSFGSYFLAASPVALAGLLAAYCAIAYFYRDELAGAFAVPAAGSANIHMYLIVKTLFVLALVLGAYMLGYDLALASSLGGAALLITRRVKPNKVYESVDFNLLVIFVGLFVIVAGVERSGLTALLFENLSFSGAGSMGMFAALTLVLSNIVSNVPAVLLMKFLIPADNPEYWWKALAMFSTLAGNLTISGSIANLIVVEIAKREHVAVSAWDYAKVGVPLTLVTVAAGVLWLAVAGG; this comes from the coding sequence GTGGGACACGGGATGGATATGTGGCTGTCGGGGCTGATTCTGGCCGCGGTGCTGGTGGTGTTCACGCTGGGGAAAAGCCCGCTGTTCCGCGTGGACCGGGCGGGAGCGGCCGTGATCGGCGCGGCGGCGACGGTCGGTACGGGGGTGCTGTCTTTTCAGGACGCGACGCTGGCGGTCGATTTCAAGACGATCATTATTCTCTTTTCGATGATGATCGTGGTCGCTAATCTGAAATTGGCCGGGTTTTTCGAGCTGATGGGCAACGCCGTCTGCCGGCGGGTGGCCGACGGAAAGCAGTTGCTGCTCGCCGTTATTATGGCCAGTGGCGTTATGTCGGCGGTGGCGATCAACGATATCGTCTGCCTGCTGTTTACGCCGGTGGTTCTCCTGGTGTGCAGGAAGGCCCGCTGCAATCCTTTGCCGCACCTGCTGGGGGTGGCGATGGCGTCGAATATTGGCAGCGCGGCCACGCTGCTGGGCAATCCGCAGAATATTCTCGTCGGCAGTCTGTCGGCGATGTCGTTCGGCAGCTACTTTCTGGCCGCGAGTCCGGTCGCGCTGGCGGGACTGCTTGCCGCTTATTGCGCGATAGCGTATTTTTACCGGGACGAGCTTGCGGGGGCTTTTGCCGTCCCCGCGGCCGGGTCGGCGAATATCCATATGTATTTGATCGTCAAAACGCTGTTTGTGCTGGCGCTGGTGCTGGGGGCGTATATGCTCGGCTATGACCTGGCGTTGGCGTCGAGCCTGGGAGGGGCGGCACTGCTGATAACGCGGCGCGTCAAGCCGAACAAGGTGTACGAGAGCGTCGATTTCAACCTGCTGGTGATTTTCGTGGGGCTGTTCGTCATTGTCGCCGGGGTGGAGCGCAGCGGGCTGACGGCGCTGCTGTTCGAGAATTTGTCTTTTTCCGGCGCCGGCAGTATGGGGATGTTTGCGGCGCTGACGCTTGTCCTGTCCAATATCGTCAGTAATGTGCCGGCGGTTTTGCTGATGAAGTTCCTTATTCCCGCCGATAATCCGGAGTATTGGTGGAAGGCTCTGGCTATGTTTTCGACGCTGGCCGGGAACCTGACGATTTCCGGGTCGATTGCCAATCTGATTGTCGTGGAGATCGCCAAACGCGAGCATGTGGCCGTGTCAGCCTGGGATTACGCCAAGGTGGGGGTCCCCCTTACGCTGGTCACGGTGGCGGCTGGGGTGCTGTGGCTTGCGGTCGCGGGCGGGTAG
- the gdhA gene encoding NADP-specific glutamate dehydrogenase, whose amino-acid sequence MANAKQYCEELFQRVTERNANEPEFHQAVREVLESLVPVLEKHPEYISTGLMERIVEPERQIIFRVPWVDDTGKVRVNRGFRIQFNSAIGPYKGGIRFHPSVNVGILKFLGFEQTFKNSLTGLPIGGGKGGSDFDPKGKSDAEVMRFCQSFMTELYRHIGQDIDVPAGDIGVGGREVGFMFGQFKRIKNAYEAGVLTGKGLTFGGSLVRTQATGYGLVYFLDEMLKDKGMSMAGKTVLVSGSGNVSIYATEKVQQLGGKVVAVSDSNGYVYDAEGINLATVKRIKEVERGRISDYVKAHPQAEYHTGCNGIWTIKCDIALPCATQNEINESDAKILVKNGCIAVAEGANMPTTLEGTKVFLDSGVMFGPAKAANAGGVATSALEMSQNSMRLSWTFEEVDAKLKNIMVNIFKNSSKAAEDYGMKGNLVAGANIAGFAKVAEAMKAQGIV is encoded by the coding sequence ATGGCAAACGCGAAACAGTACTGCGAAGAGCTCTTTCAGAGAGTGACGGAGCGCAACGCGAACGAGCCCGAGTTTCACCAGGCGGTCAGGGAGGTCCTCGAGTCGCTGGTCCCGGTGCTGGAGAAGCACCCCGAGTACATCAGCACCGGCCTTATGGAGCGGATCGTCGAGCCTGAGCGCCAGATCATCTTCCGGGTGCCCTGGGTGGACGACACCGGCAAGGTGCGGGTCAACAGGGGCTTCCGCATCCAGTTCAACAGCGCCATCGGGCCGTATAAGGGCGGGATAAGGTTCCACCCGTCCGTTAACGTGGGTATACTAAAGTTCCTGGGCTTTGAGCAGACGTTCAAGAATTCGTTGACCGGCCTGCCTATCGGCGGCGGCAAGGGCGGCTCCGATTTCGATCCCAAGGGCAAGTCGGACGCGGAAGTTATGCGTTTCTGCCAGAGCTTCATGACTGAGTTATATAGGCATATCGGCCAGGACATCGACGTTCCCGCCGGCGACATCGGCGTGGGCGGCCGCGAGGTCGGCTTCATGTTCGGCCAGTTCAAGCGGATTAAGAACGCTTACGAGGCCGGGGTTCTGACCGGCAAGGGCCTGACGTTCGGCGGCAGCCTGGTCAGGACGCAGGCCACCGGCTACGGCCTGGTGTATTTCCTCGACGAGATGCTCAAGGACAAGGGGATGTCGATGGCCGGCAAAACGGTGCTCGTCTCCGGGTCGGGCAATGTTTCGATCTACGCTACCGAGAAGGTCCAGCAGCTGGGCGGCAAGGTCGTGGCGGTGAGCGATTCGAACGGCTATGTGTATGACGCCGAGGGCATCAACCTGGCGACCGTGAAGCGGATCAAGGAAGTAGAGCGGGGCCGGATTTCGGATTACGTCAAGGCGCATCCGCAGGCCGAGTACCACACCGGCTGCAATGGCATCTGGACGATCAAGTGCGATATCGCGCTGCCGTGCGCGACGCAGAACGAGATCAACGAGAGCGACGCCAAGATTCTCGTCAAGAACGGCTGCATCGCGGTGGCCGAAGGCGCCAACATGCCGACGACGCTCGAGGGGACGAAGGTTTTCCTGGACAGCGGCGTGATGTTCGGGCCGGCGAAGGCCGCGAACGCGGGCGGGGTCGCAACTTCGGCGCTGGAGATGAGCCAGAACAGCATGCGGCTGTCGTGGACGTTCGAAGAGGTGGACGCCAAGCTGAAGAATATCATGGTCAACATTTTCAAGAATTCCAGCAAGGCCGCCGAGGATTACGGCATGAAGGGCAATCTGGTCGCCGGCGCGAATATCGCCGGGTTTGCCAAGGTCGCCGAGGCGATGAAGGCCCAGGGGATCGTGTAA